One stretch of Nocardioides perillae DNA includes these proteins:
- a CDS encoding MlaE family ABC transporter permease, with the protein MASLRSTAARPLESLGTLGGQLSFYIGVLRAVPRSVTRYPKEILRILAEVALGSGALAVIGGTVGVIIGMTFFTGAQVGLSGYAALDQIGTAPFAGFVSAYFNTREIAPLVAGIALAATVGCGFTAQLGAMRISEEVDALEVMAIPSMPFLVATRVVGGLIAIIPLYVVGLLSSYFASRLIVTQFYGQSAGTYDYYFNRFLPPEDVLWSFGKVLVFAVTVILIHCYHGYNASGGPAGVGVAVGRAVRTSIVAINVVDLLLSMAIWGANTTVRLAG; encoded by the coding sequence ATGGCCTCCCTGCGCTCCACCGCCGCCCGCCCCCTGGAGTCCCTCGGGACCCTGGGTGGCCAGCTCTCCTTCTACATCGGCGTGCTCCGCGCCGTCCCGCGCTCGGTCACCCGCTACCCCAAGGAGATCCTGCGCATCCTGGCCGAGGTCGCCCTCGGCTCCGGTGCGCTCGCGGTCATCGGCGGCACCGTCGGCGTCATCATCGGCATGACCTTCTTCACCGGTGCCCAGGTCGGACTGTCCGGCTACGCCGCGCTCGACCAGATCGGCACGGCGCCCTTCGCCGGCTTCGTCTCGGCCTACTTCAACACCCGCGAGATCGCCCCCCTCGTGGCGGGCATCGCCTTGGCCGCGACGGTCGGCTGCGGCTTCACCGCCCAGCTCGGCGCGATGCGCATCTCCGAGGAGGTCGACGCCCTCGAGGTGATGGCGATCCCCTCGATGCCGTTCCTGGTCGCCACCCGCGTGGTCGGCGGCCTGATCGCGATCATCCCGCTCTACGTCGTGGGGCTGCTGTCGTCCTACTTCGCCAGCCGGCTGATCGTCACGCAGTTCTACGGCCAGAGCGCGGGCACCTACGACTACTACTTCAACCGGTTCCTGCCACCGGAGGACGTCCTGTGGTCCTTCGGCAAGGTCCTGGTCTTCGCGGTGACGGTCATCCTGATCCACTGCTACCACGGCTACAACGCCTCCGGAGGCCCCGCCGGCGTGGGTGTGGCCGTGGGTCGGGCGGTGCGCACCAGCATCGTCGCGATCAACGTCGTCGACCTGCTGCTGTCGATGGCCATCTGGGGCGCCAACACGACCGTTCGACTGGCCGGGTGA
- the rplJ gene encoding 50S ribosomal protein L10 yields MARPEKTAAVEEIVESFNASAGAVLTDYRGLTVKELQDLRRSLGENAHYAVVKNTLAKIAASKVGIEGFDELLAGPTAIAFINGDVVEAAKGLRDFAKAHPALIVKGGYLDGNNLDASEIAKLADLESREVLLGKLAGAMLASLSQAVYLLNAPIAQAARLAGALQAKAEQDPSILAGGAGTPAPAEAAAEDTSADADATAEDAPAADEAAESTEA; encoded by the coding sequence ATGGCGCGGCCGGAGAAGACCGCCGCCGTCGAGGAGATCGTTGAGTCCTTCAACGCCTCGGCCGGCGCCGTGCTGACCGACTACCGCGGTCTCACCGTGAAGGAGCTGCAGGACCTGCGCCGCTCCCTCGGCGAGAACGCCCACTACGCCGTGGTCAAGAACACGCTGGCCAAGATCGCCGCCTCCAAGGTCGGCATCGAGGGCTTCGACGAGCTCCTCGCGGGCCCGACCGCCATCGCCTTCATCAACGGCGACGTGGTCGAGGCCGCGAAGGGGCTGCGTGACTTCGCCAAGGCCCACCCCGCCCTGATCGTCAAGGGCGGCTACCTCGACGGCAACAACCTCGACGCCTCGGAGATCGCCAAGCTGGCGGACCTCGAGTCGCGCGAGGTGCTCCTGGGCAAGCTGGCGGGCGCGATGCTCGCCTCGCTCTCCCAGGCCGTCTACCTGCTCAACGCGCCGATCGCCCAGGCCGCCCGTCTCGCGGGTGCGCTGCAGGCCAAGGCCGAGCAGGACCCCTCGATCCTCGCAGGTGGTGCTGGCACGCCGGCTCCCGCCGAGGCCGCAGCCGAGGACACCTCGGCCGACGCCGACGCGACTGCCGAGGACGCCCCGGCTGCCGACGAGGCCGCCGAGTCCACCGAGGCCTGA
- a CDS encoding MCE family protein encodes MATPSSVVGSLPRLLVPLVVLALVVAAGLTLIGGDDRKTVTALFPRAISVYEGSDVRVLGVPVGEVVRVTPAGTEVEVEMVYDADVEVPADAQALIVAPSIVGDRYVQLAPAYDGGAVLADDAEIGVEQTGVPVELDQIYASLDDLNVALGPDGANKEGALSDLLVQTAEQFAGQGEAFNQTINDFSDLSATLEDNKEELFGATRQLGQFVETLAENDTTVREFNQSLAQVSTLLADERQELAASLSNLGTALAEVKRFVADNRAVLGRDIKGLRRVTQILVRQRDAVDEILKVAPTALNNLGLTYNPQAGTLDTRSNAGFLFQQLQQDPTLYLCTQLGQVQGAEGVCDALRGALGRNRSAAFGQGGATAPAQDRFDLSLLGLVEASS; translated from the coding sequence ATGGCGACTCCTTCCTCCGTCGTGGGCTCGCTGCCGCGCCTGCTGGTGCCGCTGGTGGTGCTCGCGCTCGTCGTGGCCGCCGGGCTGACGCTGATCGGCGGCGACGACCGCAAGACGGTCACCGCGCTCTTCCCGCGCGCCATCTCGGTCTACGAGGGCTCCGACGTGCGCGTCCTCGGCGTCCCGGTCGGCGAGGTCGTCCGGGTGACGCCCGCCGGCACCGAGGTCGAGGTCGAGATGGTCTACGACGCCGACGTCGAGGTGCCCGCCGACGCCCAGGCGCTGATCGTGGCGCCGAGCATCGTCGGCGACCGCTACGTCCAGCTGGCCCCCGCCTACGACGGGGGAGCGGTCCTCGCGGACGACGCCGAGATCGGCGTGGAGCAGACGGGCGTGCCGGTCGAGCTCGACCAGATCTACGCCAGCCTCGACGACCTCAACGTCGCGCTCGGTCCCGACGGGGCCAACAAAGAGGGGGCGCTGTCCGACCTCCTCGTGCAGACCGCGGAGCAGTTCGCCGGTCAGGGTGAGGCCTTCAACCAGACCATCAACGACTTCTCCGACCTCTCGGCGACACTCGAGGACAACAAGGAGGAGCTCTTCGGCGCCACGCGCCAGCTCGGCCAGTTCGTCGAGACCCTCGCCGAGAACGACACCACCGTCCGCGAGTTCAACCAGTCGCTGGCGCAGGTCTCCACCCTCCTGGCCGACGAGCGGCAGGAGCTCGCCGCCTCGTTGAGCAACCTCGGCACCGCCCTCGCGGAGGTCAAGCGCTTCGTCGCCGACAACCGGGCCGTGCTCGGGCGCGACATCAAGGGCCTGCGACGGGTCACCCAGATCCTGGTGCGCCAGCGCGACGCGGTCGACGAGATCCTCAAGGTGGCGCCCACGGCGCTCAACAACCTCGGCCTCACCTACAACCCGCAGGCCGGCACGCTCGACACCCGCTCGAACGCCGGGTTCCTGTTCCAGCAGCTGCAGCAGGACCCCACGCTCTACCTCTGCACGCAGCTCGGGCAGGTGCAGGGCGCCGAGGGCGTGTGCGACGCGCTGCGGGGAGCGCTGGGCCGCAACCGCTCGGCGGCCTTCGGTCAGGGAGGCGCGACCGCGCCCGCCCAGGACCGCTTCGACCTGTCCCTGCTCGGCCTGGTGGAGGCCTCGTCGTGA
- a CDS encoding ABC transporter ATP-binding protein yields MGVEIKIEGLTKSFGKQLIWGDVSLTVPAGEICVMLGPSGTGKSVLLKTLIGLLKPDRGSVIIEGTDIASCSEKDLYEIRKLFGVLFQDGAMFGSMNLYDNVAFPLREHTKKSESEVRDIVMEKMDLVGLIGAEDKLPGEISGGMRKRAGLARALVLDPEIVLFDEPDSGLDPVRTAFLNQLIVDLNAQIDATFLIVTHDINTARTVPDNIGLLYHRHLAMFGPREMLLSSEEPVVRQFLNAQRVGPIGMSEEKDADELAAESGQELPPLPPIPMQLEPSNGIPRRSQREPGAWCRENGVTPPPGSFESVNAGVAPGV; encoded by the coding sequence ATGGGCGTGGAGATCAAGATCGAGGGTCTGACGAAGTCCTTCGGCAAGCAGCTCATCTGGGGCGACGTGTCGCTGACCGTCCCCGCGGGCGAGATCTGCGTGATGCTCGGGCCGTCGGGCACCGGCAAGTCGGTGCTGCTGAAGACGCTCATCGGCCTGCTCAAGCCCGACCGGGGCTCGGTGATCATCGAGGGCACCGACATCGCGTCGTGCTCTGAGAAGGACCTCTACGAGATCCGCAAGCTCTTCGGCGTGCTGTTCCAGGACGGCGCGATGTTCGGCTCGATGAACCTCTACGACAACGTCGCCTTCCCGCTGCGCGAGCACACGAAGAAGTCGGAGTCCGAGGTCCGCGACATCGTCATGGAGAAGATGGACCTCGTCGGCCTCATCGGCGCCGAGGACAAGCTCCCCGGCGAGATCTCCGGCGGCATGCGCAAGCGCGCGGGCCTGGCCCGCGCGCTGGTGCTCGACCCCGAGATCGTGCTGTTCGACGAGCCCGACTCCGGTCTCGACCCGGTGCGCACCGCGTTCCTCAACCAGCTGATCGTCGACCTCAACGCGCAGATCGACGCCACCTTCCTGATCGTCACCCACGACATCAACACCGCGCGCACGGTGCCGGACAACATCGGGCTGCTCTACCACCGGCACCTGGCGATGTTCGGGCCCCGCGAGATGCTGCTGAGCTCGGAGGAGCCGGTGGTGCGCCAGTTCCTCAACGCCCAGCGCGTCGGCCCGATCGGCATGTCGGAGGAGAAGGACGCCGACGAGCTCGCCGCCGAGTCGGGTCAGGAGCTGCCGCCGCTGCCGCCGATCCCGATGCAGCTCGAGCCCTCCAACGGCATCCCGCGCCGCTCGCAGCGCGAGCCGGGCGCCTGGTGCCGCGAGAACGGCGTCACCCCGCCGCCGGGCTCCTTCGAGTCCGTCAACGCCGGCGTGGCCCCGGGGGTCTGA
- a CDS encoding ABC transporter permease has translation MATITSSRALKPLGTTGKLFAFGLDVGRALFRRPFQLREFLQQAWFIASVTIVPTALVAIPFGAVIALQVGGLIKQFGAQSFTGSASVLAVVQQAGPIATALLIAGAGGSAIAADLGARKIREELDAMMVLGIDPIQRLVVPRVLACMLVAFFLNGLVTVVGVAGGYVFNVVLQDGTPGAYLASFTALAQLPDLWIGLVKALVFGFIAAIVACYMGMNAGGGPKGVGDAVNQSVVITFLLLFVVNFVLSTIYLQIVPPKTG, from the coding sequence GTGGCCACGATCACCTCGTCCCGGGCGCTCAAGCCCCTCGGGACCACGGGCAAGCTGTTCGCGTTCGGCCTCGACGTCGGCCGTGCGCTGTTCCGCCGCCCCTTCCAGCTGCGGGAGTTCCTGCAGCAGGCCTGGTTCATCGCCTCGGTGACCATCGTGCCGACCGCGCTCGTCGCCATCCCCTTCGGCGCGGTCATCGCGCTGCAGGTCGGCGGCCTGATCAAGCAGTTCGGCGCCCAGTCGTTCACCGGCTCGGCCTCGGTGCTCGCGGTCGTCCAGCAGGCCGGCCCGATCGCGACCGCGCTGCTGATCGCGGGCGCGGGCGGCTCGGCCATCGCCGCCGACCTCGGCGCGCGCAAGATCCGTGAAGAGCTCGACGCCATGATGGTGCTGGGCATCGACCCGATCCAGCGCCTGGTCGTGCCCCGCGTGCTCGCCTGCATGCTGGTGGCGTTCTTCCTCAACGGCCTGGTCACCGTCGTCGGCGTGGCCGGCGGCTACGTCTTCAACGTCGTGCTGCAGGACGGCACCCCGGGCGCCTACCTCGCCAGCTTCACCGCGCTGGCCCAGCTGCCCGACCTGTGGATCGGCCTGGTCAAGGCCCTCGTCTTCGGCTTCATCGCCGCGATCGTCGCCTGCTACATGGGGATGAACGCCGGCGGCGGCCCGAAGGGCGTGGGCGACGCGGTGAACCAGTCGGTGGTCATCACCTTCCTGCTGCTCTTCGTCGTCAACTTCGTCCTGAGCACGATCTACCTCCAGATCGTCCCCCCGAAGACAGGCTGA
- a CDS encoding MCE family protein: MRPFRERNPVIIGLVSIVVLVGLLAAAFRADDLPLIGGGDTYYAAFSEAGGLKVNDEVRLAGVRVGTVQGIELEEGEVKVEFRVEEPADLGTETGAAIKVKTLLGDMFLAVEPRGEGRLEEGTEIPVERTSSPYDVVQAFEGLADTAGRIDTDQLAASLTTLADLGRNSPEEFRGALSGLSRLSQNLAAKDDQIGSLLESLTDVSRVLDERDQDIIGLMEDADVLFRALVERREVVRRLLVSTTRMSTELTALVRQSRADLKPALQELEGVVQLLLKNEDNLDDSLRLMAPFYRVFANTLGTGPWFDTFIQNFPASVPQAGG, from the coding sequence ATGAGACCGTTCCGTGAGCGCAACCCGGTCATCATCGGGCTCGTCAGCATCGTCGTGCTGGTCGGCCTGCTGGCCGCGGCGTTCCGCGCCGACGACCTGCCGCTGATCGGCGGCGGCGACACCTACTACGCCGCCTTCTCCGAGGCGGGCGGCCTCAAGGTCAACGACGAGGTGCGCCTCGCCGGCGTGCGCGTCGGCACGGTGCAGGGCATCGAGCTCGAGGAGGGCGAGGTCAAGGTCGAGTTCCGCGTCGAGGAGCCGGCCGACCTCGGCACCGAGACGGGGGCGGCCATCAAGGTCAAGACGCTGCTCGGCGACATGTTCCTCGCCGTCGAGCCCCGCGGGGAGGGCCGGCTCGAGGAGGGCACGGAGATCCCCGTCGAGCGCACCAGTTCGCCCTACGACGTGGTGCAGGCCTTCGAGGGCCTCGCCGACACCGCGGGCCGCATCGACACCGACCAGCTCGCGGCGTCGCTGACCACACTCGCCGACCTGGGGCGCAACAGCCCCGAGGAGTTCCGCGGCGCGCTCAGCGGGCTGTCGCGGCTCTCGCAGAACCTTGCCGCCAAGGACGACCAGATCGGGTCGCTGCTGGAGAGCCTCACCGACGTCTCCCGCGTGCTCGACGAGCGCGACCAGGACATCATCGGGCTGATGGAGGACGCCGACGTCCTCTTCCGCGCGCTGGTCGAGCGTCGCGAGGTGGTGCGCCGCCTGCTGGTCTCGACGACGCGGATGTCGACCGAGCTCACTGCGCTGGTCCGCCAGAGCCGCGCCGACCTCAAGCCGGCGCTGCAGGAGCTCGAGGGCGTCGTGCAGCTGCTGCTGAAGAACGAGGACAACCTCGACGACAGCCTGCGGCTGATGGCGCCCTTCTACCGGGTGTTCGCCAACACGCTCGGCACCGGGCCGTGGTTCGACACCTTCATCCAGAACTTCCCCGCATCCGTCCCGCAGGCTGGTGGCTGA
- a CDS encoding MCE family protein: protein MKLLDQKTAADATRLLVFIVTTTLATSLLVILIGNITFGESRPFRAVFTDVTGVVEGDDVRVAGVKVGTVEEIELRGDRAVLTFSVAEGTPVTGATNATVRYRNLVGQRYISLTDGIGDAAELEAGATIPVERTAPALDLTVLFNGFKPLFQALSPADVNRLSYEIVQVFQGEGGTVESLLANTASLTDTLADRDEVISSLITNLDDVLTRISDRDDELSRLIINFRQLVGGLKDDREAILGSLDQISALSVETADLVDGIREPFVEDVRELRRFAGNLNEPANKAELDRAMQVLPIKLEKIGRTAIYGSYFNFFLCQFRADVSLAGQDLGTIRYPVPGTRAPERCDLG from the coding sequence ATGAAGCTGCTGGACCAGAAGACCGCTGCCGACGCCACGCGGCTGCTCGTCTTCATCGTCACGACCACGCTGGCGACCTCGCTGCTGGTCATCCTCATCGGCAACATCACCTTCGGCGAGTCCCGTCCCTTCCGCGCCGTCTTCACCGACGTGACCGGCGTCGTGGAGGGCGACGACGTGCGCGTCGCGGGCGTCAAGGTGGGCACGGTCGAGGAGATCGAGCTGCGCGGCGACCGCGCGGTGCTCACCTTCAGCGTCGCGGAGGGGACGCCGGTCACCGGCGCGACCAACGCGACGGTGCGCTACCGCAACCTCGTGGGCCAGCGCTACATCTCGCTGACCGACGGCATCGGCGACGCCGCCGAGCTCGAGGCCGGCGCGACCATCCCGGTCGAGCGCACGGCCCCGGCGCTGGACCTGACGGTGCTCTTCAACGGCTTCAAGCCGCTCTTCCAGGCGCTGTCGCCGGCCGACGTCAACCGGTTGTCCTACGAGATCGTCCAGGTCTTCCAGGGCGAGGGCGGCACGGTCGAGAGCCTGCTGGCCAACACCGCCTCGCTCACCGACACGCTCGCCGACCGCGACGAGGTCATCAGCAGCCTCATCACCAACCTCGACGACGTGCTGACGCGCATCAGCGACCGCGACGACGAGCTGTCGCGGCTGATCATCAACTTCCGTCAGCTCGTCGGGGGCCTGAAGGACGACCGCGAGGCGATCCTGGGCTCGCTCGACCAGATCAGCGCGCTCTCGGTCGAGACCGCCGACCTGGTGGACGGCATCCGCGAGCCCTTCGTCGAGGACGTCCGTGAGCTGCGCCGCTTCGCCGGCAACCTCAACGAGCCGGCCAACAAGGCCGAGCTCGACCGGGCCATGCAGGTGCTGCCGATCAAGCTCGAGAAGATCGGGCGCACGGCGATCTACGGCTCCTACTTCAACTTCTTCCTGTGCCAGTTCCGCGCCGACGTGTCGCTCGCCGGTCAGGACCTCGGCACGATCCGCTACCCCGTCCCCGGCACCCGCGCCCCCGAGAGGTGTGACCTCGGATGA
- a CDS encoding SAM-dependent methyltransferase: MGTSAVEGPVAAAAGPSTASTTPRRWALLVRPSANRVYDADAPGLLAAELGVLDRCVLGGVLADLAVREVGGIPYLTWSAPAPDVRLLAHLAQLSAAYALFEVTGGDDAPLLAPVALPPAHVLDDDLVTIPKYTGKTNETFTALLLNVTLWASAAGPRSHRGGLRVLDPMSGRGTTLSTALLRGHHAAGIEVDGKDVDAQVAFVKTWLRRKRLKHTADVVPLRRGGRAVGRRLDVELALDKDAWKAGDRLTLRVCHADTLLAADLYADRSFDAVVTDAPYGVQHGSHARGGALHRSPLELVREALPGWLRLLRPGGAVGIAWNTHVAPREELVGVLAAAGLEPLDDGPWRALRHRVGQAIERDVVVARLPGTAPGPSGPDLDAHPPHP; the protein is encoded by the coding sequence GTGGGCACGTCTGCCGTCGAGGGCCCGGTCGCTGCTGCGGCCGGGCCCTCGACCGCGTCCACGACACCGCGCCGGTGGGCGCTGCTCGTGCGCCCCTCGGCCAACCGGGTCTACGACGCGGACGCGCCCGGCCTCCTCGCCGCCGAGCTGGGCGTGCTCGACCGGTGCGTGCTCGGCGGGGTGCTCGCGGACCTCGCCGTGCGCGAGGTCGGAGGTATCCCCTACCTCACCTGGTCGGCGCCCGCGCCCGACGTCCGGCTGCTCGCGCACCTGGCACAGCTCTCCGCGGCGTACGCCCTCTTCGAGGTCACCGGCGGTGACGACGCGCCGCTGCTGGCCCCGGTGGCGCTGCCGCCCGCGCACGTCCTCGACGACGACCTGGTGACCATCCCGAAGTACACCGGCAAGACCAACGAGACCTTCACGGCCCTGCTGCTCAACGTCACGCTGTGGGCCTCGGCCGCCGGTCCGCGCTCGCACCGCGGCGGGCTGCGCGTGCTCGACCCGATGAGCGGACGCGGCACCACGCTGTCGACCGCGCTGCTGCGCGGCCACCACGCCGCCGGCATCGAGGTGGACGGCAAAGACGTCGACGCGCAGGTCGCCTTCGTGAAGACCTGGCTGCGCCGCAAGCGCCTCAAGCACACCGCCGACGTGGTGCCCCTGCGCCGCGGCGGCCGCGCGGTGGGCCGGCGCCTCGACGTCGAGCTCGCCCTCGACAAGGACGCGTGGAAGGCGGGCGACCGGCTCACGCTGCGGGTCTGCCACGCCGACACGCTCCTCGCGGCCGACCTCTACGCCGACCGCTCCTTCGACGCGGTCGTCACCGACGCGCCGTACGGCGTGCAGCACGGATCGCACGCCCGCGGCGGCGCGCTGCACCGCAGCCCGCTGGAGCTGGTGCGCGAGGCGCTCCCCGGCTGGCTGCGGCTGCTGCGGCCCGGGGGAGCGGTCGGGATCGCCTGGAACACCCACGTGGCCCCGCGCGAGGAGCTCGTCGGCGTGCTGGCGGCCGCCGGGCTCGAGCCGCTCGACGACGGGCCGTGGCGCGCGCTGCGCCACCGCGTCGGCCAGGCGATCGAGCGCGACGTGGTCGTCGCCCGGCTGCCCGGCACCGCTCCCGGCCCGTCCGGTCCCGATTTGGACGCGCACCCGCCGCACCCGTAG
- a CDS encoding MCE family protein, translating to MKFRVLGTVFVAMLVASVYLTYAVFTKQFTDYDEVTLQTSKIGLQLPERADVKIRGVIVGEVIERRALDDEGNAELTLGLFPERREIIPADVTARILPKTLFGEKFVSLQVPEDASSSPIEPGDRITQTEVSIEVEKVLADLYPLLQTVQPIQLNNTLNAVSTALEGRGELLGENLETLDGYLRKVNPQIPLFVDDLALTARTSDVYRDILPEVAQILRDQIVTTGTLEGREAKLRALFTDVSAFSDFTRGFLTRNESRLVRVGEVSVPQLRTLARYAPEFPCLATGIVGAGARQAQAFRGYTLHINLELIPNQPRRYFERDKPRYGEDRGPYCGTLPNPPFNQQNPFDQPAFDDGVDEPTGKGTTRVAPGFAADGTPVVDPGQYVGSLAEAGLLKTLLAPVLGVGEDEVPDLGVLLVGPMARGAEVSVR from the coding sequence ATGAAGTTCCGGGTGCTGGGCACCGTGTTCGTGGCGATGCTGGTGGCGTCGGTCTACTTGACCTACGCCGTCTTCACCAAGCAGTTCACCGACTACGACGAGGTGACCCTCCAGACCTCCAAGATCGGCCTGCAGCTGCCCGAGCGCGCCGACGTGAAGATCCGCGGCGTCATCGTGGGCGAGGTCATCGAGCGCCGGGCGCTCGACGACGAGGGCAACGCCGAGCTCACGCTCGGCCTCTTCCCCGAGCGGCGCGAGATCATCCCCGCCGACGTCACCGCTCGGATCCTGCCCAAGACGCTGTTCGGCGAGAAGTTCGTGTCGCTGCAGGTGCCCGAGGACGCCAGCAGCAGCCCGATCGAGCCCGGCGACCGCATCACCCAGACCGAGGTCTCCATCGAGGTCGAGAAGGTGCTCGCCGACCTCTACCCCCTGCTGCAGACGGTCCAGCCGATCCAGCTCAACAACACCCTCAACGCGGTCTCGACCGCGCTGGAGGGTCGCGGCGAGCTGCTCGGCGAGAACCTCGAGACCCTCGACGGCTACCTGCGCAAGGTCAACCCGCAGATCCCGCTCTTCGTCGACGACCTGGCGCTCACCGCGCGCACCTCCGACGTCTACCGCGACATCCTCCCCGAGGTGGCGCAGATCCTGCGTGACCAGATCGTCACGACCGGCACGCTCGAGGGCCGCGAGGCCAAGCTGCGCGCGCTGTTCACCGACGTGTCCGCCTTCTCCGACTTCACCCGCGGCTTCCTCACCCGCAACGAGTCCCGGCTGGTGCGCGTCGGCGAGGTGAGCGTGCCCCAGCTGCGCACGCTCGCGCGCTACGCCCCGGAGTTCCCGTGCCTGGCGACCGGCATCGTGGGGGCGGGTGCCCGGCAGGCGCAGGCCTTCCGCGGCTACACCCTGCACATCAACCTCGAGCTGATCCCGAACCAGCCGCGGCGCTACTTCGAGCGCGACAAGCCGCGCTACGGCGAGGACCGCGGGCCCTACTGCGGCACGCTGCCCAACCCGCCGTTCAACCAGCAGAACCCCTTCGACCAGCCGGCCTTCGACGACGGCGTCGACGAGCCGACCGGCAAGGGCACGACTCGCGTCGCCCCCGGCTTCGCGGCCGACGGGACGCCTGTCGTCGACCCCGGCCAGTACGTCGGCAGCCTCGCCGAGGCCGGCCTGCTGAAGACGCTGCTCGCGCCCGTCCTGGGCGTGGGCGAGGACGAGGTGCCCGACCTCGGCGTGCTCCTCGTCGGACCCATGGCCCGAGGTGCGGAGGTGTCGGTGCGATGA
- the rplL gene encoding 50S ribosomal protein L7/L12: protein MAKLSTDELLDAFKEMTLIELSEFVKQFEDTFGVTAAAPVAVAAAPAAGGAGGGEAAAEQDEFDVVLESAGDKKINVIKEVRALTSLGLKEAKELVEGAPKVVLEKATKEAAEKAKESLEGAGATVTLK, encoded by the coding sequence ATGGCGAAGCTCAGCACCGACGAGCTCCTTGACGCCTTCAAGGAGATGACCCTGATCGAGCTCTCCGAGTTCGTGAAGCAGTTCGAGGACACCTTCGGCGTGACCGCCGCCGCCCCCGTCGCCGTGGCCGCCGCCCCGGCCGCCGGCGGTGCCGGTGGTGGCGAGGCCGCCGCCGAGCAGGACGAGTTCGACGTCGTCCTCGAGTCGGCCGGCGACAAGAAGATCAACGTCATCAAGGAGGTGCGCGCCCTGACCTCCCTCGGCCTGAAGGAGGCCAAGGAGCTCGTCGAGGGTGCCCCCAAGGTCGTCCTGGAGAAGGCGACCAAGGAGGCCGCGGAGAAGGCCAAGGAGTCCCTCGAGGGCGCCGGCGCCACCGTCACCCTCAAGTGA